In Aliamphritea ceti, a single window of DNA contains:
- a CDS encoding DNA cytosine methyltransferase: MTPIKIVDLFAGPGGLGEGFSSLNNKFEIIVSAEKDQFAHKTLRLRAFFRLLKRHSPDAIGDYYAFCKGRSETPYSESTQHLWELAGKEARQIELGTTKGNDELDTIITTSLKTDNNAVQEDWVLIGGPPCQAYSLVGRARNKGIADYKAEDDHRNFLYKEYLRIIQKYKPSVFVMENVKGILSAKVAGRPVFHDILRDLSSPDEALGLEGSKEKYRICSLVTGDTFHYDNNPADFDARKFIIRSEDFGIPQARHRVILLGIKESLLAEQGILTPSKQVSVNSVIDNFPALRSKVTKQSDSPSEWQQIVKDHIDDLVSDIEIHGKNSSSMLSLHGNDYNQLIPYLKAAKTAITLQRDHGSLRYPKNQIENSLSKELTKWFEDKDLDIWLNHESRGHMSEDLRRYVFASCFAKAFGYSPKGHKDFCLPSLRPEHKNWETGKFADRFRVQLEGSPSTTVTSHISKDGHYFIHPDPGQCRSLTVREAARLQTFPDNYFFQGNRTQQFHQVGNAVPPLLAHQIAKIVKSIIHREKPENKAVKPEPKTQKAKIISKQIEMI; this comes from the coding sequence ATGACACCAATCAAAATAGTTGACCTTTTCGCAGGGCCTGGCGGCCTCGGCGAAGGCTTCTCGTCTCTAAACAATAAGTTTGAAATTATAGTCTCAGCTGAAAAAGATCAGTTTGCACACAAAACACTTCGTTTAAGAGCTTTCTTTCGATTACTCAAACGACATAGCCCAGATGCAATTGGTGACTATTACGCTTTCTGTAAAGGTAGGTCTGAAACCCCCTATTCAGAGAGCACACAGCATTTATGGGAACTAGCTGGCAAAGAAGCCAGACAAATTGAGTTGGGTACTACAAAAGGTAATGACGAACTCGATACAATTATTACCACTTCTCTTAAAACCGATAACAATGCTGTACAGGAAGACTGGGTTTTAATTGGGGGGCCTCCATGCCAAGCGTACTCACTGGTAGGACGCGCACGAAACAAAGGCATTGCAGACTATAAAGCTGAAGATGATCACCGAAATTTTCTTTATAAGGAATATCTTCGAATCATTCAGAAATACAAGCCATCTGTATTTGTCATGGAGAACGTCAAAGGTATTCTTTCCGCAAAAGTGGCAGGACGCCCGGTGTTTCATGACATTTTACGAGACTTGTCGTCTCCAGACGAAGCTCTCGGATTAGAAGGCTCTAAAGAAAAATACAGAATCTGTTCATTAGTCACCGGAGATACGTTTCACTATGACAATAATCCCGCTGACTTTGACGCTCGAAAATTCATCATTCGATCGGAAGATTTCGGAATTCCCCAAGCACGGCACCGTGTAATACTACTAGGAATTAAAGAAAGTTTGCTTGCAGAACAAGGGATTCTCACCCCAAGCAAGCAAGTCTCTGTAAATTCGGTCATAGATAATTTTCCTGCTTTAAGAAGTAAAGTAACAAAACAATCAGATAGCCCTTCAGAATGGCAACAGATTGTTAAAGATCATATTGATGATCTTGTAAGTGATATTGAGATACATGGCAAAAACTCGTCTTCAATGCTGAGCTTGCACGGTAATGATTACAACCAACTCATACCTTATCTAAAAGCAGCAAAAACGGCTATTACGCTACAACGAGATCATGGAAGCCTTCGCTATCCAAAGAATCAGATAGAAAACAGCTTGAGTAAGGAACTGACAAAGTGGTTCGAGGATAAAGACCTCGACATATGGCTAAACCATGAATCCAGAGGACATATGTCTGAAGATTTACGACGCTATGTTTTTGCTTCCTGCTTCGCTAAAGCGTTTGGTTATTCTCCAAAAGGCCATAAAGATTTTTGCTTACCCAGCTTACGTCCTGAACACAAAAACTGGGAAACAGGTAAGTTTGCCGACCGATTCAGAGTACAGCTTGAAGGCTCTCCATCAACAACTGTCACTAGCCATATTTCTAAAGATGGTCATTATTTTATTCACCCTGATCCCGGCCAGTGTCGCAGTCTTACGGTGAGAGAAGCAGCCCGGTTACAAACTTTCCCGGACAACTATTTTTTCCAGGGAAATCGTACACAACAATTTCACCAGGTTGGTAATGCTGTTCCACCTTTACTTGCTCACCAGATTGCTAAAATTGTGAAGTCTATAATCCATAGAGAAAAGCCAGAAAATAAAGCAGTGAAGCCTGAGCCTAAAACTCAAAAGGCTAAAATAATTAGCAAGCAGATAGAGATGATCTGA
- a CDS encoding substrate-binding periplasmic protein, with product MVSSRFFRCAYRSVLALVLCYCVPAFSNGAGDNPDQQAARIVVEHWPPWEIADDEKRQQVTRGYAIEIIAELFSRMSIPLEFQYAPWRRALQLIKTGEVDLLPMVAENQTRAAYMVFTVPVYRDPILLAYSLDTYKHFSWQHWADLSGYEIRAVRGYHYGDNWRDAVQEYGLTVSESATDEQNLKMLDQGRVELTPLLYSNGVSLLKGHGYERIRFAEKPVFTTVLRFGISKKSFLVKRLPEINIHLNTMKRDGTFKRILGALYRPRLRDKH from the coding sequence TTGGTTTCTTCTCGTTTTTTTCGTTGTGCATATCGTTCTGTGTTGGCGTTGGTTTTGTGTTACTGCGTGCCGGCTTTCAGTAACGGAGCAGGGGATAATCCTGATCAGCAGGCGGCGCGTATTGTGGTTGAGCACTGGCCTCCCTGGGAAATAGCTGATGATGAAAAACGTCAGCAGGTCACCCGTGGATATGCGATCGAAATAATTGCAGAGTTGTTCTCCAGGATGAGCATTCCACTTGAGTTTCAGTATGCTCCCTGGCGGCGTGCCTTACAGTTGATTAAAACCGGCGAAGTCGATTTATTGCCTATGGTTGCTGAAAACCAGACACGGGCAGCGTATATGGTGTTTACCGTACCGGTATACCGGGACCCTATTTTACTGGCGTATTCTCTCGATACGTATAAGCACTTTAGCTGGCAGCACTGGGCGGACCTTAGTGGCTACGAAATCCGCGCTGTACGGGGTTATCACTATGGCGATAACTGGCGCGATGCGGTTCAGGAATATGGTTTAACGGTGAGTGAATCCGCAACAGATGAGCAAAACCTGAAGATGCTTGATCAGGGAAGAGTAGAGCTTACGCCGCTGCTGTATTCCAACGGCGTAAGTCTGCTAAAGGGTCATGGGTACGAACGTATTCGCTTTGCTGAAAAGCCTGTTTTTACAACAGTGTTGCGCTTTGGTATTTCAAAGAAATCATTTCTGGTTAAGCGGTTGCCTGAAATTAATATCCACCTGAACACAATGAAACGGGATGGTACTTTTAAGCGGATATTAGGTGCGCTTTACCGGCCCCGTTTGCGTGATAAACACTGA
- a CDS encoding VOC family protein, translating to MNIQRHGIILNVENFDACLHFYKTLFNLPVMFEKQEGDFRLCCLEFGTSYLMIETEGFAEPEGKSIATCPHKLRFNVSNIDAALKDVRALGIDAEISMTDWGSVINIHDPDGNRIGIRDEASFAQ from the coding sequence ATGAACATTCAGCGACACGGCATCATCCTCAACGTCGAGAATTTTGACGCTTGCCTCCACTTCTACAAAACTCTTTTTAATCTACCGGTGATGTTCGAAAAGCAGGAAGGTGACTTCCGGCTTTGCTGTCTGGAATTTGGTACAAGCTATCTGATGATTGAAACTGAAGGCTTCGCTGAGCCTGAAGGTAAAAGCATTGCAACCTGCCCGCACAAGCTCCGCTTCAACGTTAGCAATATAGATGCAGCCTTGAAGGATGTACGTGCGTTAGGAATAGATGCTGAAATATCTATGACTGACTGGGGGTCAGTCATTAATATCCACGACCCGGACGGTAACCGTATAGGGATCAGAGACGAAGCAAGCTTTGCGCAATAA
- a CDS encoding very short patch repair endonuclease — translation MTDIHDKKTRSRNMSAIKSKNTKPEIWLRKRLHAQGFRYRLNVPSLPGKPDIVLPKYKAIIFVHGCFWHAHECHLFKLPSTRTEFWKEKLYSNKSRDKTTNQTLILQGWRVLTIWECAIKGKTKLPEAEALSKITDWILSTDSSCTIP, via the coding sequence ATGACTGACATACACGACAAGAAAACCAGAAGTCGCAATATGTCAGCCATTAAAAGCAAAAATACCAAACCGGAAATCTGGCTGCGAAAGCGACTGCACGCACAGGGTTTTCGGTATCGTTTGAATGTCCCTTCTCTGCCCGGTAAGCCCGACATAGTGCTTCCAAAATACAAAGCTATCATTTTTGTGCATGGCTGCTTCTGGCATGCCCATGAATGCCACCTTTTTAAGCTTCCGTCCACCCGCACTGAATTCTGGAAAGAAAAGCTATATAGCAATAAATCCCGGGATAAAACAACTAACCAAACACTGATACTTCAGGGATGGCGGGTTCTGACTATCTGGGAATGTGCAATTAAAGGCAAAACTAAACTCCCTGAGGCAGAAGCACTGAGCAAAATTACAGACTGGATATTAAGTACTGACTCTTCCTGTACGATTCCCTGA
- a CDS encoding LysR family transcriptional regulator, which yields MDQLKAIKCFICVAEVGSFSRAADKLHMPVSSVSRQISALESSLKTELIIRSTRKIRLTEVGLLYLDSCQHVADKLASADELVANYQSEPCGTLRISAMTFFGERVLVPLIEELQDTYPKIIVDADFSDQVKDLTLSDVDIAFRGGPMPDKRLMAEKVMENELHVCASPGYLEQFGVPTSVDELEGHKVIYFRGPDGQMPWWIVDQPSEQILDLEAAAITNSFQLMLNNIIAGKGMCLLPMWAIRPYLLNKQLVKVDFDNPPRMIRDQSMGIYLLYLKNRFQLPKVRRSVEFFREKLKATSYS from the coding sequence ATGGATCAGCTGAAGGCGATTAAGTGTTTTATTTGTGTTGCAGAAGTCGGAAGTTTTAGCCGTGCTGCGGACAAACTTCATATGCCTGTATCAAGTGTTTCACGGCAAATATCCGCCTTAGAGTCTTCGCTCAAAACGGAACTAATTATACGTTCTACCAGGAAAATACGTCTGACAGAGGTTGGACTGCTGTATTTAGACAGTTGCCAACATGTAGCAGATAAGCTGGCATCTGCTGATGAACTTGTTGCTAATTACCAGAGCGAGCCTTGTGGAACATTACGAATTAGTGCCATGACGTTTTTTGGAGAACGGGTTCTGGTGCCTCTAATTGAAGAATTACAGGATACGTATCCTAAGATCATAGTTGATGCCGACTTTTCTGATCAGGTTAAAGACTTAACGCTGAGTGATGTGGATATTGCCTTCAGAGGAGGGCCTATGCCTGATAAGCGTCTGATGGCTGAAAAGGTAATGGAGAATGAGTTACATGTGTGTGCCAGCCCGGGTTATTTAGAGCAATTCGGCGTTCCGACTTCTGTCGACGAGCTTGAAGGACATAAGGTCATTTACTTTCGAGGTCCTGACGGACAGATGCCCTGGTGGATAGTTGATCAACCCAGTGAGCAAATTTTAGATTTGGAAGCGGCGGCAATAACCAACTCATTTCAGCTGATGTTGAATAATATTATTGCTGGCAAGGGCATGTGCTTATTGCCCATGTGGGCTATCAGACCGTATCTGTTAAACAAACAGCTGGTTAAGGTCGATTTCGATAACCCTCCAAGAATGATTCGTGATCAGTCGATGGGGATTTACTTACTGTATTTAAAAAACCGCTTTCAGCTACCAAAAGTTCGTCGCTCTGTTGAATTCTTCCGGGAAAAACTTAAAGCTACCAGCTATTCGTAG